One genomic segment of Virgibacillus doumboii includes these proteins:
- a CDS encoding ubiquinol-cytochrome c reductase iron-sulfur subunit → MSEDKKQVSRRQFLNYTLTGVGGFMAAGLMVSPLRMAIDPVLQKESAAGDLANVGLSADDITNEPQRVDWEINQVDGWYESKVGKSAWVYKDDNGDIVALSPICKHLGCVVSWEGSDDYPNEFFCPCHGGRYYKSGENVPNTPPTAALDVYEHKVKNGMLFLGKAHPQGEA, encoded by the coding sequence ATGAGTGAAGACAAGAAGCAAGTATCCCGTCGTCAGTTTTTAAACTATACCCTTACAGGTGTTGGCGGTTTCATGGCAGCAGGTTTGATGGTATCGCCACTCAGAATGGCAATTGATCCCGTTTTGCAGAAAGAGTCAGCTGCTGGAGACTTGGCAAATGTTGGTTTGTCTGCAGATGATATTACAAATGAGCCACAACGAGTGGATTGGGAAATCAATCAGGTTGATGGCTGGTATGAATCCAAAGTTGGTAAATCTGCATGGGTATATAAAGATGATAATGGTGATATCGTAGCACTTTCCCCAATTTGTAAGCATTTAGGCTGTGTTGTTTCATGGGAAGGTAGCGATGATTATCCAAACGAATTTTTCTGCCCATGTCATGGTGGACGCTATTATAAGAGCGGTGAGAACGTTCCAAATACACCACCAACAGCAGCTTTGGATGTATATGAACACAAAGTGAAAAATGGGATGTTGTTCCTTGGTAAAGCACATCCACAAGGGGAGGCGTAA
- the dapB gene encoding 4-hydroxy-tetrahydrodipicolinate reductase, whose product MSINIIIAGPRGKMGSEAVQMVNNEQSFDLVACLDRKNNGKIMKDLDGLPDLDVPIYEDPEQCFQEVDADVFIDLTVAEAGFEHTKLALLYNIRPVVGTSGFTSDQINALADTAITNNIGCIIAPNFAVGAVLMMQFAKTAAKYLPDVEIIEKHHDQKLDAPSGSAVKTADLIRETRESKRQGHPDEKETLKGARGAETDGIRIHSVRLPGLVAHQEVLFGGPGQTLTVKHDSYNRGSFMDGIKLSVIKVMQLKRLVYGLENILE is encoded by the coding sequence ATGAGTATAAACATAATTATCGCAGGACCACGGGGTAAAATGGGTTCGGAAGCAGTTCAGATGGTCAACAATGAACAATCATTTGATTTGGTTGCTTGTCTTGACCGCAAAAATAACGGAAAAATCATGAAAGATCTTGACGGGCTTCCGGATCTGGATGTACCAATTTATGAAGATCCTGAACAATGCTTCCAGGAAGTGGATGCAGATGTTTTTATCGACTTAACTGTTGCAGAAGCAGGTTTTGAGCATACGAAACTGGCATTGTTGTATAATATTCGACCGGTTGTTGGAACATCAGGATTTACTTCTGACCAAATAAACGCCTTAGCTGATACGGCAATCACGAATAACATTGGTTGTATTATTGCTCCAAACTTTGCTGTAGGTGCTGTATTAATGATGCAATTTGCAAAAACAGCTGCAAAATATCTGCCTGATGTTGAAATAATTGAAAAACACCATGACCAAAAATTGGACGCCCCTTCAGGATCAGCAGTTAAAACTGCCGACCTGATCAGAGAAACAAGAGAAAGTAAAAGACAGGGGCATCCAGATGAGAAAGAAACGTTAAAAGGTGCAAGGGGTGCAGAAACAGATGGAATCAGAATCCACAGTGTACGATTGCCGGGTCTTGTTGCTCATCAGGAAGTTCTTTTTGGCGGTCCTGGTCAAACATTAACAGTGAAACATGATTCTTATAATCGCGGATCATTTATGGATGGGATAAAGCTATCCGTAATCAAAGTTATGCAGTTAAAAAGATTAGTATATGGATTGGAAAATATACTTGAATAG
- the qcrB gene encoding menaquinol-cytochrome c reductase cytochrome b subunit, producing MLQKIYDWIDERVDITPLWRDIADHEVPEHVNPAHHFSAFVYCFGGLTFFVVVIQILSGMFLTMYYVPDIENAWRSVYYLQTEVAHGQIVRGMHHWGASVVIVMLLLHTLRVFFQGAYKKPRELNWIVGVLLFFTMLGLGFTGYLLPWDNKAYFATQVGLEIAEQVPFVGDEIKTLLAGDEEIVGAQTLARFFAIHVFFLPAALFGLMAVHFLLIRKQGISGPL from the coding sequence ATGCTACAGAAGATATATGATTGGATTGATGAACGCGTAGATATTACGCCTTTATGGCGCGATATTGCCGATCATGAAGTACCTGAACATGTTAATCCTGCCCATCATTTTTCAGCTTTTGTTTATTGTTTTGGAGGATTGACATTTTTCGTAGTAGTTATTCAGATTTTGTCAGGTATGTTCCTGACGATGTATTATGTTCCGGATATTGAGAACGCTTGGAGATCTGTTTACTATCTGCAAACTGAAGTCGCGCATGGTCAGATTGTTCGCGGCATGCATCACTGGGGTGCCAGTGTTGTTATTGTAATGTTATTACTACATACATTGCGCGTATTTTTCCAGGGTGCTTATAAAAAACCACGTGAACTAAACTGGATTGTTGGTGTTCTTTTATTCTTCACCATGCTTGGTCTTGGTTTCACAGGTTATCTATTGCCTTGGGATAATAAGGCTTATTTTGCAACACAGGTTGGACTTGAAATCGCGGAACAGGTACCGTTTGTAGGTGATGAAATAAAAACATTACTCGCTGGTGACGAGGAAATTGTTGGCGCCCAGACGCTTGCAAGATTCTTTGCAATCCACGTATTCTTTTTACCTGCCGCATTATTCGGTTTAATGGCAGTGCACTTCTTGTTAATTCGTAAACAGGGAATTTCCGGACCACTATAA
- a CDS encoding menaquinol-cytochrome c reductase cytochrome b/c subunit, producing the protein MHKGKGMKFVGDSRISAERKPNIPKDYSEYPGRTEAFWPNFLLKEWLAGSVFLVGFLCLTLAHPSPLEGMADPTNASYIPLPDWYFLFLYELLKYDFASGPYVLFGILIIPGLAFGGLLLAPFLDNGPGRRPHQRPIAVGMMLLGLASVIWLTWESSSAVNWEQRAEANKPVHPSEKVEINKEDPGYAIYENNCMSCHGEDLSGGAGPPLTGIDRSADEIAKIAREGVGSMPPDQFTGSDEELQKLVDFIVSVNEKAK; encoded by the coding sequence GTGCATAAGGGTAAAGGAATGAAGTTCGTCGGTGACTCACGTATTTCCGCCGAACGCAAACCAAACATACCAAAAGATTACTCTGAATATCCTGGCAGAACAGAAGCATTTTGGCCCAACTTCTTATTAAAAGAGTGGTTGGCCGGATCTGTATTTTTAGTTGGATTTTTATGCTTAACACTTGCACATCCATCTCCACTGGAGGGAATGGCTGATCCGACTAACGCATCATATATACCACTGCCGGACTGGTACTTTCTGTTCTTATATGAACTTTTAAAATATGACTTTGCGAGTGGACCATATGTTTTATTTGGTATTTTGATAATCCCAGGACTTGCATTTGGTGGGTTGCTATTGGCTCCATTTCTTGACAATGGACCAGGAAGACGACCACATCAACGGCCAATTGCGGTTGGTATGATGTTATTGGGATTGGCTTCTGTAATTTGGCTGACATGGGAATCATCATCAGCTGTTAACTGGGAGCAGCGTGCTGAAGCCAATAAACCAGTTCATCCATCTGAAAAGGTCGAAATTAACAAGGAAGATCCCGGGTATGCAATCTATGAGAATAATTGCATGAGTTGTCATGGTGAAGATTTATCAGGGGGGGCAGGACCTCCATTAACCGGAATTGATCGATCAGCTGATGAAATTGCCAAGATTGCCCGTGAAGGTGTTGGTTCAATGCCACCGGACCAATTTACAGGATCTGATGAGGAATTGCAGAAATTAGTTGACTTTATTGTTTCAGTCAACGAAAAAGCAAAATAG
- a CDS encoding nucleotide pyrophosphohydrolase, whose translation MSEEKPIYNTTEIQQRVDEYISQFKEGYFSPLSLMARLTEETGELAREVNHFYGEKPKKSIETDKTVEEELGDIIFVLTCFANSLDIDLSEAFERSISKIETRDKNRWTRKE comes from the coding sequence ATGTCAGAAGAAAAACCAATATATAATACAACTGAAATTCAACAACGTGTAGATGAATATATCTCTCAATTTAAAGAAGGATACTTTTCTCCTCTAAGTCTTATGGCAAGATTAACCGAAGAAACTGGAGAATTAGCACGTGAAGTGAATCATTTCTATGGAGAAAAACCAAAAAAATCTATCGAGACGGATAAAACTGTTGAAGAGGAACTAGGAGATATCATCTTTGTTCTAACCTGTTTTGCAAATTCACTTGATATCGATTTATCGGAAGCATTTGAACGATCAATCAGCAAAATTGAGACAAGGGACAAAAACCGCTGGACACGTAAAGAATAA
- a CDS encoding DUF2487 family protein, with translation MKWNNKDLQEYIQAKEYVDTIIVPLLPFHLSKDTEYVKDAFQREVLDAFTHELEKELTGRVMLTPVYNYIKSASKDEEIERINSWVDEIEKQPFTYIFHVTFDSSWKKSEQLLKGTLLWLPGAGNASQTNDLRPVIRSQVEQVSELIKSYWSDKD, from the coding sequence ATGAAATGGAATAATAAAGATTTACAGGAATACATACAGGCTAAAGAGTATGTTGATACTATTATTGTTCCGCTGTTGCCATTTCACTTATCGAAAGACACAGAATATGTAAAAGACGCTTTTCAGCGCGAGGTATTAGATGCCTTTACACACGAGCTGGAAAAGGAACTTACGGGGAGGGTGATGCTGACCCCAGTGTATAATTACATTAAATCTGCCAGTAAAGATGAGGAAATCGAGCGAATCAATTCATGGGTTGATGAGATTGAAAAACAGCCATTTACTTACATTTTCCATGTTACGTTTGATTCTTCATGGAAAAAAAGTGAGCAATTACTAAAAGGTACATTATTATGGCTTCCCGGAGCCGGAAATGCTTCGCAGACAAATGACTTACGACCGGTAATCCGCAGTCAGGTTGAACAAGTAAGTGAGCTTATAAAATCCTACTGGAGCGATAAAGATTAA
- the mgsA gene encoding methylglyoxal synthase, which translates to MKIALIAHDKKKQDIINFSNAYKHVLKDHHLFATGTTGKQITEQTGLSIHRFQSGPIGGDQQIGAKIANNEMDVVIFFRDPLTAQPHEPDVSALMRLCDVHLIPLATNLAAAEIVIRALARGDFDWREIVKQSGQEGTD; encoded by the coding sequence ATGAAGATCGCATTAATTGCACACGATAAAAAGAAACAGGATATTATCAATTTCAGTAATGCCTATAAGCATGTGCTAAAAGATCACCACTTATTTGCAACGGGAACAACTGGAAAACAAATAACGGAACAAACCGGGCTTAGCATTCATCGATTTCAATCCGGGCCGATTGGCGGCGATCAGCAAATAGGGGCAAAAATTGCCAACAACGAAATGGATGTTGTCATTTTTTTCAGAGATCCGTTAACCGCTCAGCCGCATGAACCTGATGTAAGTGCACTTATGCGGCTTTGCGATGTTCATTTAATTCCATTGGCAACGAATCTTGCTGCTGCAGAAATTGTAATCCGTGCATTGGCAAGAGGTGACTTCGACTGGCGAGAGATAGTAAAACAGAGCGGACAAGAGGGAACAGACTGA
- the bshA gene encoding N-acetyl-alpha-D-glucosaminyl L-malate synthase BshA, translated as MKKIGVTCYPTIGGSGIIATELGKMMAEQGHEIHFITSSLPFRLNRVHTNIYFHEVEVSHYPVFQYPPFDLALANKMAEVIDQEKLDILHVHYAMPHAICAILAKDIAEHDVKIVTTLHGTDITVLGIDRSLKKMIRHGIEKSDAVTAVSNSLVKQTREMLHVNKDINVVYNFVNEEEYTKKDLPEIRQQYGIAPDERVVIHISNFRKVKRVNDIIHTFYKIQDKIKAKLLLIGDGPEYSEAYQLVENLGITDKVLFLGKQKNVSDLLSISDLKLLMSEKESFGLALLEAMSCEVPCIGTNIGGIPEVINHNETGYIVEPGDTEQAAEYAIQLLGDDSLLERFSSKALAHARNNFYSLDIVHQYIKLYDDIMNKN; from the coding sequence ATGAAAAAAATCGGTGTTACATGTTATCCAACAATTGGCGGATCCGGAATTATTGCGACAGAACTCGGAAAAATGATGGCAGAACAAGGTCATGAGATTCACTTTATTACCTCCAGTCTGCCTTTCCGGTTAAATCGGGTTCATACAAATATTTACTTTCATGAGGTGGAGGTCAGTCACTATCCTGTTTTTCAATATCCACCATTTGACCTTGCCCTTGCCAATAAAATGGCTGAAGTTATCGATCAGGAAAAACTCGATATTCTTCATGTCCATTATGCGATGCCACATGCCATCTGTGCTATCTTGGCCAAAGACATTGCCGAACATGATGTAAAAATCGTTACCACGTTGCATGGGACAGATATTACTGTTCTTGGGATAGATCGTTCCCTGAAGAAAATGATCAGACACGGCATTGAGAAATCCGACGCCGTAACTGCTGTCTCAAATAGTCTGGTAAAACAAACAAGGGAAATGCTTCATGTAAATAAAGATATTAATGTTGTCTACAATTTTGTTAATGAAGAAGAGTATACTAAAAAAGATTTGCCGGAAATCAGACAACAATATGGTATCGCTCCTGATGAAAGGGTAGTTATCCATATTTCCAATTTTCGAAAAGTGAAACGTGTAAATGACATTATACATACCTTCTATAAAATCCAGGATAAAATCAAAGCAAAATTACTTTTGATAGGGGATGGCCCGGAATACTCTGAGGCGTATCAGCTGGTCGAGAATTTGGGGATCACAGATAAGGTGTTGTTTTTAGGAAAACAAAAAAACGTCAGTGATCTGCTGTCAATATCCGATTTGAAATTGTTAATGTCTGAAAAGGAAAGTTTCGGATTGGCGTTACTGGAGGCGATGTCCTGTGAGGTTCCATGTATTGGGACAAATATTGGCGGAATTCCCGAAGTAATAAATCATAATGAGACCGGCTACATAGTTGAACCCGGAGATACTGAACAGGCAGCGGAATATGCGATTCAATTGCTAGGAGATGATTCACTATTGGAACGCTTCTCCAGTAAAGCACTGGCACATGCCAGAAATAATTTTTATTCATTGGATATTGTTCACCAATATATTAAGCTGTACGATGATATTATGAACAAAAATTAA
- a CDS encoding CCA tRNA nucleotidyltransferase: MLLTDPFMEAKEILDYIEKHDYEAYFVGGCIRDLLLNREIGDIDIATSAPPSVIQQIFNKVIPVGLEHGTVIVRHRHQSYEVTTFRVDGDYSDQRHPDTVKFVQTIDQDLKRRDFTINALAMDKKGKLIDLFDGKKDIEEKVIRTVGNGYDRFMEDPLRVIRALRFSSQLGFSISNETLSDMKLVKSETEHLAVERTCAEITKLFAGNHVNNGISYLINTEVYKYLPVMIEYPYIIKLFPNKMKPLQSFSSVIAFFHYLDPAISIHYWVKEWKCSNKIKYGALSLYDALAYYKNNGVDRWLVYSLPSAYYEEFSVLTDILFPDKVTMEQINSIDIRVPIKSKKDLAINGNDVREMFPEITSGPWIRNTLHAIEMEVVIGKIANSKNDLKEWIKWNQHVTD; the protein is encoded by the coding sequence ATGTTATTGACCGATCCTTTTATGGAAGCAAAAGAAATATTGGACTATATTGAAAAACATGATTATGAAGCCTATTTTGTTGGCGGTTGTATAAGGGACCTGTTGCTTAACCGTGAAATAGGTGATATCGATATAGCAACGTCCGCGCCACCGAGTGTCATTCAGCAGATATTCAATAAGGTTATCCCGGTTGGATTGGAGCATGGAACAGTCATCGTACGGCATCGTCATCAATCGTATGAGGTCACTACTTTCCGGGTTGATGGCGATTATTCTGACCAGCGGCACCCGGATACTGTAAAGTTTGTTCAAACGATTGATCAGGATTTGAAACGACGTGATTTCACCATTAATGCACTTGCAATGGACAAAAAAGGAAAGCTTATCGATTTATTTGATGGAAAAAAAGATATTGAGGAAAAAGTAATACGGACTGTCGGCAACGGATATGACCGATTTATGGAAGATCCTTTACGCGTCATACGTGCACTTCGTTTTTCAAGTCAACTCGGGTTTTCCATAAGCAATGAAACATTATCAGACATGAAATTGGTTAAAAGTGAGACGGAACATCTTGCGGTTGAGCGGACATGTGCCGAAATCACCAAATTATTCGCAGGAAATCATGTTAACAATGGTATTTCTTACTTAATAAATACAGAAGTATATAAGTATCTTCCTGTTATGATAGAATATCCATATATCATTAAACTTTTTCCAAATAAAATGAAACCTTTACAATCATTCAGTTCAGTTATTGCATTTTTTCACTATTTGGATCCGGCAATCAGTATTCATTATTGGGTGAAGGAATGGAAATGCTCAAATAAAATTAAGTATGGAGCTCTAAGCTTATATGATGCACTAGCCTACTATAAAAATAACGGAGTGGACCGTTGGCTTGTTTATAGCTTACCATCCGCATACTATGAGGAATTCAGCGTATTAACTGATATTTTATTTCCGGATAAAGTAACGATGGAACAAATAAATTCAATAGACATAAGAGTTCCGATCAAGTCAAAAAAGGACCTTGCAATAAACGGAAATGATGTGCGTGAAATGTTTCCTGAGATAACAAGTGGTCCATGGATTCGGAATACATTACATGCAATTGAAATGGAAGTTGTTATCGGCAAAATAGCAAACAGTAAAAACGATCTGAAGGAATGGATAAAATGGAATCAACACGTAACAGATTAA
- a CDS encoding DUF1405 domain-containing protein, which yields MIKYILLDKRVLILLFVINLFGTAYGYYWYRFQLAETPDIFLLFVPDSPTASLFFTVFLLFFIFNKNTPYIEALAIITLFKYGIWAVVMNLLTLYVEGTLSWTGYMLMFSHGAMAIQGLLYAPFYAIKLRHIVFAAVWTLHNDIIDYIFEMMPAYSSLTVYMNEIGYFTFWLSILSIFIAYKLTIKPANSLT from the coding sequence ATGATTAAATACATACTTCTGGATAAACGGGTTTTAATTTTATTATTCGTTATTAATTTATTTGGAACTGCTTATGGTTATTACTGGTATCGCTTCCAGCTTGCGGAAACACCTGATATATTTTTACTGTTTGTTCCGGACAGCCCGACTGCAAGTTTATTTTTCACTGTGTTTTTACTGTTTTTTATTTTTAACAAAAACACCCCATACATAGAGGCACTGGCTATTATTACATTGTTTAAATATGGTATTTGGGCAGTAGTCATGAATTTATTAACGTTATATGTTGAGGGTACTCTGAGCTGGACCGGATACATGTTAATGTTTTCACACGGAGCAATGGCAATTCAGGGATTATTATATGCTCCATTTTACGCCATAAAACTGCGGCATATCGTTTTTGCCGCAGTCTGGACACTGCATAATGATATAATTGATTATATATTTGAAATGATGCCGGCGTATTCTTCTCTAACCGTATATATGAATGAAATCGGTTATTTTACGTTTTGGCTTAGTATTTTATCGATATTCATAGCTTATAAACTAACAATTAAACCTGCTAATTCATTAACGTAA
- a CDS encoding zinc metallopeptidase, producing MLAGLGGYIIYIALLLIIPIWAQSKVKSTYKKYSKKAISSHMTGAEVARKILDDNGIYDVDIQETKGILSDHYDPRKKVVRLSKGNYHGQSMAASAIAAHEVGHAIQDAQDYAFLRFRSALAPVAAKGSNISFFFILAGIFFGMTNMLLLGIIFFSAAVLFQLITLPVEFDASNRAMGQLVSTGVIRNNEERETKKVLNAAALTYVAAALVAVAELVRFILIYAASNE from the coding sequence ATGCTAGCTGGTCTCGGTGGATATATAATATACATTGCTTTGTTATTGATAATACCTATTTGGGCACAATCAAAAGTAAAAAGTACGTATAAAAAATATTCCAAAAAAGCAATATCATCACATATGACCGGTGCAGAGGTTGCCCGTAAAATCCTTGATGATAACGGTATATACGATGTGGATATTCAGGAAACAAAAGGGATTTTATCCGATCACTATGACCCACGTAAAAAAGTTGTTAGATTGTCAAAAGGAAATTACCATGGTCAATCAATGGCCGCTTCAGCTATTGCAGCTCACGAAGTAGGACATGCAATCCAGGATGCACAGGATTATGCATTTCTGCGTTTCAGATCCGCACTTGCTCCTGTTGCTGCAAAGGGCTCAAATATTTCATTCTTCTTTATTTTGGCTGGTATCTTTTTTGGAATGACAAATATGCTGCTACTTGGGATTATTTTCTTTTCCGCAGCAGTACTGTTCCAGTTGATTACATTACCTGTTGAATTTGACGCCTCGAACAGAGCAATGGGACAGTTGGTCTCAACAGGTGTTATCCGAAATAATGAAGAACGTGAAACGAAAAAAGTTTTGAATGCTGCAGCTCTAACCTATGTAGCTGCCGCTCTGGTAGCCGTAGCTGAATTGGTAAGATTTATTTTAATCTATGCTGCAAGCAACGAATAA
- a CDS encoding biotin--[acetyl-CoA-carboxylase] ligase: MESTRNRLIELLETSNDQFVSGQSLSEKLNISRSAIWKHMKELEKDGYQIEGVSRKGYRIVNSPDKVSVNTIQWGLKTDWLGKKVIHKSSTTSTQQIAHQAANEGAEHGTVIIADEQTKGKGRMERQWYSTKNKGIWMSIILRPNLPPVMASQLTLLSATVLADAITEHTDLNPRIKWPNDILISHRKTAGILTELQAEQDQITYVVIGIGINVNHAAGDFQKDINNKATSLCLESGVRWKIRDLIQHILLTYEKRYDSFMKNGFPEVKHKWENYGYRIGEQIKIRTLHKEWEAKFLGIAEDGALLTETSEDGIKKLYSGEIEWFTKGGEQV; encoded by the coding sequence ATGGAATCAACACGTAACAGATTAATCGAACTGCTGGAGACCAGTAATGATCAATTCGTTTCCGGGCAGTCATTATCTGAGAAATTGAATATTTCCCGCAGTGCAATATGGAAACATATGAAAGAGCTTGAAAAAGACGGGTATCAAATTGAAGGAGTTTCCCGGAAAGGATATCGGATTGTCAACTCACCCGATAAGGTCAGCGTAAATACAATTCAATGGGGGTTGAAAACGGACTGGCTTGGTAAAAAAGTTATACATAAATCGTCAACAACAAGTACTCAGCAAATCGCCCATCAGGCTGCCAATGAAGGTGCAGAGCATGGAACAGTGATCATAGCTGATGAACAAACAAAAGGGAAAGGAAGAATGGAGCGCCAGTGGTATTCCACAAAAAACAAAGGTATATGGATGAGCATTATACTCAGACCGAATCTTCCACCGGTTATGGCGTCCCAATTAACATTACTGTCAGCGACGGTTCTGGCAGATGCTATAACTGAACATACAGATTTAAATCCCAGGATAAAGTGGCCAAACGATATTTTAATTAGTCACCGAAAAACGGCAGGTATTCTTACGGAACTGCAGGCTGAGCAGGATCAGATTACGTATGTTGTAATTGGAATCGGGATAAATGTAAATCATGCAGCAGGAGATTTCCAGAAAGATATTAATAATAAAGCGACTTCTTTATGTTTGGAGTCAGGGGTTAGATGGAAAATCAGGGACCTTATCCAGCATATATTACTGACATATGAAAAACGTTATGATTCGTTCATGAAAAATGGTTTCCCGGAAGTAAAACACAAATGGGAAAACTACGGCTACAGAATCGGGGAACAAATTAAAATCAGGACATTACATAAAGAATGGGAAGCAAAATTTCTGGGAATTGCAGAGGATGGTGCATTACTAACAGAGACGAGTGAAGACGGGATCAAAAAACTATATTCAGGGGAAATTGAATGGTTTACAAAGGGAGGGGAGCAAGTATGA
- a CDS encoding sporulation protein YpjB codes for MNFSSVGKHMIILIIGIYILLIIPVKTHAEGQSLLIGAKTNTEMAPFYWMVAIVGGCIAITLTYVSWRKYKGEKKKQINKDSNS; via the coding sequence ATGAACTTTTCTTCCGTTGGTAAACACATGATTATTTTGATCATAGGGATTTACATTTTATTGATAATACCTGTAAAAACCCATGCTGAAGGACAATCATTACTTATCGGAGCTAAGACAAATACTGAAATGGCACCCTTTTACTGGATGGTGGCAATTGTTGGTGGATGCATCGCCATTACATTAACTTATGTGAGCTGGAGAAAATATAAAGGTGAAAAAAAGAAACAAATTAACAAAGATTCAAACAGTTGA
- a CDS encoding YitT family protein, translating into MIFGLKIKNIIFILLGSAIFSFGIVHFNMQNNLGEGGFTGITLLFYFLWEWDPAITNIILNVPVFFIGWKFLGRNTFLYTIIGTVAVSIFLYVFQINPFPTYLQSDMTLAALFAGVFIGVGLGIIFRYGGTTGGVDIIARLVHKYVGWSMGKTMFLFDFIVITTSVITFLEWVEGMYTLVAVYIGARVIDFIQEGAYSARGATIISGHSDVIAEKIIKDMDRGVTVLNGKGSFTGEKRDVLYCIVGRNEIVRLKNLINAIDPHAFVAVSSVHDVVGEGFTLDENKNPIED; encoded by the coding sequence ATGATATTTGGACTAAAGATTAAAAACATTATCTTTATTTTGCTGGGGTCTGCTATTTTTTCTTTTGGTATCGTTCACTTTAATATGCAAAATAATCTTGGTGAAGGCGGATTTACTGGTATAACATTACTTTTCTATTTCTTATGGGAATGGGACCCTGCTATTACAAACATTATTCTGAATGTCCCAGTATTTTTTATTGGATGGAAATTTCTAGGCCGAAACACTTTTTTATATACGATTATCGGAACTGTTGCAGTATCAATATTTTTATATGTATTTCAAATAAATCCCTTCCCCACATATTTACAATCGGATATGACACTTGCTGCTTTATTTGCTGGTGTGTTCATCGGCGTCGGACTGGGGATCATTTTCCGGTATGGCGGCACTACAGGCGGTGTTGATATCATTGCACGACTTGTCCATAAGTATGTTGGTTGGAGCATGGGTAAAACAATGTTCCTTTTTGATTTTATTGTTATCACAACCTCCGTGATTACCTTTTTGGAATGGGTAGAAGGTATGTATACCCTAGTTGCTGTCTACATCGGTGCCAGAGTGATTGATTTCATTCAGGAAGGTGCTTATTCCGCACGTGGAGCGACAATCATTTCCGGTCATAGTGATGTCATAGCTGAAAAAATAATTAAAGATATGGATCGCGGTGTAACTGTATTAAACGGTAAAGGCAGTTTCACTGGTGAAAAACGCGATGTTCTGTATTGTATCGTTGGAAGAAATGAGATCGTAAGGTTAAAAAATTTAATAAATGCAATCGATCCACATGCATTTGTCGCAGTTAGCTCTGTCCATGACGTTGTCGGTGAAGGTTTTACATTGGATGAAAATAAAAATCCAATTGAAGATTAA